A region of Burkholderiales bacterium JOSHI_001 DNA encodes the following proteins:
- a CDS encoding transcriptional regulator (PFAM: Bacterial regulatory proteins, gntR family; FCD domain) yields the protein MPLQAVEPRRLYRQIAEQLRVLIQRGEFPIGSRLPAERELAAQLGVSRPSVREALIALEVEGLVEIRAGSGIHVVSREPGPTARVLEPTAFGPFEIMRARQVVEGELAALAAAHATKAQVAGLREALVQMEDDIAQGAMPIHGDRVFHLRVAEAAENGPLVRTVAALYDERNNPLFELMGHHFENEKTWRKAIAEHRAVVAAIAAHKPEAARAAMQLHLQRSQERYADAWPQPAEATQAAADAH from the coding sequence ATGCCACTGCAGGCCGTTGAACCCCGCCGCCTCTACCGCCAGATCGCGGAGCAACTGCGTGTGCTGATCCAGCGCGGGGAATTCCCCATCGGCTCGCGCCTGCCGGCCGAGCGCGAACTGGCGGCGCAACTGGGCGTGTCGCGCCCGTCGGTGCGCGAGGCCTTGATCGCGCTGGAAGTCGAAGGCCTGGTGGAAATCCGCGCCGGCTCGGGCATCCATGTCGTGTCGCGCGAGCCCGGGCCGACCGCCCGCGTGCTGGAACCCACCGCCTTCGGGCCCTTCGAGATCATGCGCGCACGCCAGGTGGTGGAAGGTGAACTGGCGGCGCTGGCCGCGGCCCACGCCACCAAGGCCCAGGTGGCCGGCCTGCGTGAAGCCCTGGTGCAGATGGAAGACGACATCGCCCAAGGCGCCATGCCCATCCATGGCGACCGCGTCTTCCACCTGCGCGTGGCCGAAGCGGCCGAGAACGGCCCGCTGGTGCGCACCGTGGCCGCGCTGTACGACGAGCGCAACAACCCGCTGTTCGAGCTGATGGGCCACCACTTCGAAAACGAAAAGACCTGGCGCAAGGCGATTGCCGAACACCGCGCCGTGGTGGCCGCCATCGCTGCGCACAAGCCCGAGGCCGCGCGCGCGGCCATGCAACTGCACCTGCAGCGTTCGCAGGAGCGCTACGCCGACGCCTGGCCCCAGCCCGCCGAAGCCACGCAGGCAGCGGCCGACGCGCACTGA
- a CDS encoding theronine dehydrogenase-like Zn-dependent dehydrogenase (PFAM: Alcohol dehydrogenase GroES-like domain; Zinc-binding dehydrogenase): MSLACTIHAALDLRLQEETPRALGSTDALLRLGAGGICGSDLHYYKEGRVGAFVVREPLVPGHEASGVVDQVGAQVTRVKPGDRVAINPSHACGRCDYCRAGRGNLCRHMFFLGSASVFPHAQGMFRERFVMGEAQLTPITEADISLGEIACAEPLSIGLHAIHRAGPVLGETVLVTGGGTIGCMSVMAARLAGAAQVIVCDINDRALAMARSVGADRTVRSDQLDPDGLAALADTADVCIEAAGSPAALTTCLKAARRGGRIVQVGTLPAELPFPVNSVMARELDYRGAFRAHQAFDWAVQAIRSRRVDVRPLISAQLPLAQAQAAFDLALDRTRSTKVQLVAAD, from the coding sequence ATGTCACTGGCCTGCACCATCCACGCCGCCCTGGACCTGCGCCTGCAGGAAGAAACCCCGCGCGCGCTGGGCTCCACCGACGCGCTGCTGCGCCTGGGCGCCGGCGGCATCTGCGGCAGCGACCTGCACTACTACAAGGAAGGCCGCGTCGGCGCCTTCGTGGTGCGTGAACCCCTGGTGCCGGGCCATGAGGCGTCCGGCGTGGTGGACCAGGTGGGCGCCCAGGTCACGCGCGTGAAGCCGGGCGACCGCGTGGCCATCAACCCGTCCCACGCCTGCGGGCGCTGCGACTACTGCCGTGCCGGCCGCGGCAACCTGTGCCGCCACATGTTCTTTCTCGGCAGCGCCAGCGTCTTCCCGCACGCACAGGGCATGTTCCGCGAACGCTTCGTGATGGGCGAAGCCCAGCTCACGCCCATCACCGAGGCGGATATCAGCCTGGGCGAGATCGCCTGCGCCGAGCCCCTGTCCATCGGCCTGCACGCCATCCACCGCGCCGGCCCGGTGCTGGGTGAAACCGTGCTGGTCACCGGTGGCGGCACCATCGGCTGCATGAGCGTGATGGCGGCCCGCCTGGCCGGTGCGGCGCAGGTCATCGTCTGCGACATCAACGACCGCGCGCTGGCCATGGCCCGCAGCGTGGGCGCCGACCGCACCGTGCGCAGCGACCAGTTGGACCCCGACGGCCTGGCCGCCCTGGCCGATACCGCCGACGTGTGCATCGAAGCCGCCGGCAGTCCGGCGGCCCTGACCACCTGCCTGAAAGCCGCGCGGCGCGGCGGGCGCATCGTGCAGGTGGGCACCCTGCCGGCCGAACTGCCCTTCCCGGTCAACAGCGTGATGGCGCGCGAACTGGACTACCGCGGCGCCTTCCGCGCCCACCAGGCCTTCGACTGGGCGGTGCAGGCCATCCGCAGCCGCCGCGTCGATGTGCGCCCGCTCATCAGTGCCCAACTGCCGCTGGCCCAGGCCCAGGCCGCCTTCGACCTGGCGCTGGACCGAACCCGCAGCACCAAGGTGCAGCTGGTGGCCGCCGATTGA
- a CDS encoding tripartite ATP-independent periplasmic transporter solute receptor, DctP family (PFAM: Bacterial extracellular solute-binding protein, family 7~TIGRFAM: tripartite ATP-independent periplasmic transporter solute receptor, DctP family) produces MKRLTLKTLLALATATLLAGPALAQTKLKWAHVYETSEPYHTESVWAAEEIKKRTNGKFDIQVFPASSLGKETDINQGLQLGTVDMIISGPSFAARSYQRLGIAYYPFIFRDGDHLLAYSKSAVFKEMIDGYREKTGIQILSYTYYGARHTTAQKAFTDCAGMKGLKIRVPDVPAYRATPESCGANPTPIAFAEVYLALQNGTVEAQENPLTTIEAKKFYEVQKHIMLTGHIVDGLTTQVAPHVWNKLSDAEKKIFTEVALEAAARSSDKIKKREAELVAEFTKKGLGVHTVNRQSFVDAVLKAKSVESMGFDRKDYDRIIAIK; encoded by the coding sequence ATGAAACGCCTGACCCTGAAGACCCTGCTGGCCCTGGCCACTGCCACGCTGCTGGCCGGCCCCGCCCTGGCGCAGACCAAGCTGAAGTGGGCGCATGTGTACGAGACCAGCGAGCCCTACCACACCGAAAGCGTGTGGGCCGCGGAAGAAATCAAGAAGCGCACCAACGGCAAGTTCGACATCCAGGTCTTCCCCGCCAGCTCGCTGGGCAAGGAAACCGACATCAACCAGGGCCTGCAGCTGGGCACGGTGGACATGATCATCAGCGGCCCCAGCTTCGCCGCGCGCAGCTACCAGCGCCTGGGCATTGCCTACTACCCCTTCATCTTCCGCGACGGCGACCACCTGCTGGCCTACAGCAAGAGCGCGGTGTTCAAGGAAATGATCGACGGCTACCGGGAAAAGACCGGCATCCAGATCCTGTCCTACACCTACTACGGCGCACGCCACACCACGGCGCAGAAGGCCTTCACCGACTGCGCCGGCATGAAGGGCCTGAAGATCCGCGTGCCCGACGTGCCCGCCTACCGCGCCACGCCCGAATCCTGCGGCGCCAACCCCACGCCCATCGCCTTCGCCGAGGTCTACCTGGCGCTGCAGAACGGCACCGTGGAAGCGCAGGAAAACCCGCTCACCACCATCGAGGCCAAGAAGTTCTATGAAGTGCAGAAGCACATCATGCTCACCGGCCACATCGTGGACGGCCTCACCACCCAGGTGGCGCCGCATGTGTGGAACAAGCTGAGCGACGCCGAGAAGAAGATCTTCACCGAGGTGGCCCTGGAAGCCGCGGCGCGCTCGTCCGACAAGATCAAGAAGCGCGAAGCCGAACTGGTGGCCGAGTTCACCAAGAAGGGCCTGGGCGTGCACACCGTCAACCGCCAGAGCTTCGTCGACGCGGTGCTCAAGGCCAAAAGCGTGGAAAGCATGGGCTTCGACCGCAAGGACTACGACCGCATCATCGCGATCAAGTAG
- a CDS encoding TRAP-type C4-dicarboxylate transport system, small permease component (PFAM: Tripartite ATP-independent periplasmic transporters, DctQ component), with translation MDLDALPKVMGDDGQFHAVDEEVDLSGTPLEAWAALALFWTLGATVFYQFFTRYALNNSASWTEEIARYLLIGTVFVGAAIGVAKNNHIQVDLLYRWLPAQAGRALSTVVDVLRLGFFGAMTVLTVMMMRKMGNYQMTIIDLPMNIVYGVCLFGFAAATLRSLWVARIHWRRGYSVLERPETTMEDR, from the coding sequence ATGGACCTGGATGCCCTGCCCAAGGTGATGGGCGATGACGGCCAGTTTCACGCCGTCGATGAAGAAGTGGACCTGTCGGGCACCCCCTTGGAAGCCTGGGCGGCGCTGGCGCTGTTCTGGACCCTGGGGGCGACGGTGTTCTACCAGTTCTTCACCCGCTACGCGCTGAACAACTCGGCCAGCTGGACCGAAGAAATTGCGCGCTACCTGCTCATTGGCACGGTGTTCGTGGGTGCGGCCATCGGCGTGGCCAAGAACAACCACATCCAGGTGGACCTGCTGTACCGCTGGCTGCCGGCCCAGGCCGGGCGGGCCCTGTCCACCGTGGTGGACGTTCTGCGCCTGGGCTTCTTCGGCGCCATGACGGTGCTGACCGTGATGATGATGCGAAAGATGGGCAACTACCAGATGACCATCATCGACCTGCCGATGAACATCGTCTATGGCGTGTGCCTGTTCGGCTTTGCGGCCGCCACGCTGCGGAGCCTGTGGGTGGCCCGCATCCATTGGCGGCGGGGTTACAGCGTTCTTGAGCGGCCAGAAACCACCATGGAAGACAGATAG
- a CDS encoding TRAP-type C4-dicarboxylate transport system, large permease component (PFAM: DctM-like transporters~TIGRFAM: TRAP transporter, DctM subunit) → MLKILFLFLMGSGLPVAIAMAGSSLIYILVSGDLPPFAVVHRMIGGIDSFPLLAVPFFILAGNLMNNAGITNRIYNFALALVGWLKGGLGHVNVVGSVIFAGMSGTAIADAAGLGTIEIKAMKDHGYDTEFAVGVTAASATLGPIIPPSLPFVIYAMMANVSVGALFLAGILPGVLMAFLMMLTVAYFAHKNGWGGDIQFEWPRVIKALVETVVVVVWPLAVYGLIAKAGLQPQATVAVALVLLFAADRFFNFQAVLPIMTPVLLIGGMTTGLFTPTEGAIAACVWAMVLGLAWYRTLSWKMFVKVCLDTVETTATVMFIVAAASIFGWMLTATGVTSAIAAWVLQFTKDAWVFLLLANVLMLFVGCFLEPTAAITILVPILLPIARQLGVDPVHFGLVMVLNLMIGLLHPPMGMVLFVLARVAKLSLERTTMAILPWLVPLLVSLVVLTYVPAIGLWLPRMMGL, encoded by the coding sequence ATGCTCAAGATCCTCTTTCTGTTCCTGATGGGCAGCGGCCTGCCAGTGGCCATTGCCATGGCGGGCTCGTCGCTGATCTACATCCTGGTCAGCGGCGACCTGCCGCCGTTCGCGGTGGTGCACCGCATGATCGGCGGCATCGACAGCTTTCCGCTGCTGGCGGTGCCCTTCTTCATCCTGGCCGGCAACCTGATGAACAACGCCGGCATCACCAACCGCATCTACAACTTCGCGCTGGCCCTGGTGGGCTGGTTGAAGGGTGGCCTGGGCCACGTGAACGTGGTGGGCTCGGTCATCTTCGCCGGCATGAGCGGCACCGCCATCGCCGACGCCGCCGGCCTGGGCACCATCGAGATCAAGGCCATGAAGGACCATGGCTACGACACCGAATTTGCCGTGGGCGTCACCGCCGCGTCGGCCACGCTGGGGCCCATCATCCCGCCCAGCCTGCCCTTCGTCATCTACGCCATGATGGCCAACGTGTCGGTGGGTGCGCTGTTCCTGGCCGGCATCCTGCCGGGCGTGCTGATGGCCTTCCTGATGATGTTGACGGTGGCCTACTTCGCGCACAAGAACGGCTGGGGCGGCGACATCCAGTTCGAATGGCCGCGCGTGATCAAGGCGCTGGTGGAAACCGTGGTGGTGGTGGTCTGGCCGCTGGCGGTGTATGGCCTCATCGCCAAGGCCGGCCTGCAGCCGCAGGCCACGGTGGCGGTGGCCCTGGTGCTGCTGTTCGCGGCCGACCGCTTCTTCAACTTCCAGGCCGTGCTGCCCATCATGACCCCGGTGCTGCTGATCGGCGGCATGACCACCGGCCTGTTCACGCCCACCGAAGGCGCCATCGCCGCCTGCGTGTGGGCCATGGTGCTGGGTCTGGCCTGGTACCGCACCCTCAGCTGGAAGATGTTCGTCAAGGTCTGCCTGGACACGGTGGAAACCACCGCCACGGTGATGTTCATCGTGGCCGCGGCGTCCATCTTCGGCTGGATGCTCACCGCCACCGGCGTCACCAGCGCCATCGCGGCCTGGGTGCTGCAGTTCACCAAGGACGCCTGGGTCTTCCTGCTGCTGGCCAATGTGCTGATGCTGTTCGTGGGCTGCTTCCTGGAGCCCACCGCGGCCATCACCATCCTGGTGCCCATCCTGCTGCCGATTGCGCGGCAGCTGGGTGTGGACCCGGTGCACTTCGGCCTGGTGATGGTGCTGAACCTGATGATCGGCCTGCTGCATCCGCCCATGGGCATGGTGCTGTTCGTGCTGGCGCGCGTGGCCAAGCTGAGCCTGGAGCGCACCACCATGGCCATCCTGCCCTGGCTGGTGCCGCTGCTGGTGAGCCTGGTGGTGCTGACCTACGTGCCCGCCATCGGCCTGTGGCTGCCGCGGATGATGGGCCTGTGA